Proteins encoded within one genomic window of Candidatus Korarchaeota archaeon NZ13-K:
- a CDS encoding NUDIX hydrolase, producing MSLADRGGDEPLVESDELLCSGRRVRLYRRNLISRGRRVHKDLVSFGESVVILPLLDDGRAVFVRQWRAPLARWIVELPAGRVEEGEDPEETALRELEEETGYSAEFMERVASACVSPGYSDEVIHMFIARGLREGSPHPEAGEFLGVVLMRPHDYLSFPEEIKDLKSLALVLLYLSSKGT from the coding sequence ATGAGTCTAGCGGATCGTGGAGGGGATGAGCCCCTCGTCGAGTCAGATGAGCTGCTCTGCTCCGGGAGAAGGGTGAGGCTCTACAGGAGAAACTTGATCAGCCGGGGGAGGAGGGTTCACAAGGATCTCGTCTCCTTCGGGGAATCGGTGGTTATACTCCCGCTGCTCGATGATGGCAGAGCAGTGTTCGTCAGGCAGTGGCGGGCCCCCCTGGCCAGGTGGATCGTGGAGCTGCCAGCCGGGAGGGTTGAGGAGGGCGAGGATCCGGAGGAGACAGCTTTGAGGGAGCTGGAGGAGGAGACCGGGTACTCAGCTGAGTTCATGGAGAGGGTGGCTTCAGCATGCGTCTCCCCAGGTTACAGCGATGAGGTGATTCACATGTTCATCGCCAGGGGGCTGAGGGAGGGGAGCCCCCATCCCGAGGCCGGGGAGTTCCTGGGAGTGGTCCTCATGAGACCACACGACTACCTCTCATTCCCCGAGGAGATCAAGGATCTCAAGTCACTGGCCCTGGTGCTCCTCTACCTGAGCTCCAAGGG